A portion of the Chryseobacterium tructae genome contains these proteins:
- a CDS encoding lipocalin family protein has product MKKLFLALAAFSAIISCSSDDDNSKKEEVSPIVGTWNQYKADVYTTSDNKTKAVYPSGCESENIFEYNKTEVNTVGYSLNKDGVCVPSDYHNAKYTYDQNDKKLWYNNSNRVYKVTKLTVTELVTEDNTEDRDDDGKNDVVIRYFRRVK; this is encoded by the coding sequence ATGAAAAAATTATTTCTGGCACTTGCCGCATTTTCAGCAATTATCTCATGTAGTAGTGATGATGATAATTCTAAAAAAGAAGAGGTATCTCCAATCGTAGGAACATGGAATCAGTATAAAGCAGATGTTTATACAACTTCTGATAACAAAACAAAAGCAGTTTATCCTTCAGGCTGTGAATCAGAAAATATTTTTGAATACAATAAAACCGAAGTGAATACTGTTGGATATTCGTTGAATAAAGATGGTGTATGTGTTCCATCTGATTATCATAATGCCAAATATACTTATGACCAAAATGATAAGAAACTATGGTATAATAATTCTAACAGAGTTTATAAGGTTACTAAACTAACTGTGACTGAACTGGTAACAGAAGATAATACAGAAGATAGAGATGATGATGGAAAGAATGATGTTGTAATAAGATATTTCAGAAGAGTTAAATAA
- a CDS encoding NAD(P)H-dependent flavin oxidoreductase, whose product MKVPLIYAGGIYSGKTLQAVKELGAQGFQVGNLLLCSQESAMQPFEKEKLKKVKEDEIILTKSFSGRYARGVRNKYIEAVENSEYILPYPYQNKLTNGLRKAAKSKQNPDFVGIWAGQSIHDYSELSTEEILRNLIFQIEEK is encoded by the coding sequence GTGAAAGTTCCGCTCATCTATGCAGGAGGAATTTATAGTGGCAAAACTTTACAAGCTGTAAAAGAATTGGGAGCCCAGGGATTTCAGGTAGGAAATCTTTTATTATGTTCCCAAGAAAGTGCTATGCAGCCTTTTGAAAAGGAAAAACTTAAAAAGGTGAAAGAAGATGAGATTATATTAACGAAGAGTTTTTCAGGCAGATATGCGAGAGGAGTAAGAAACAAATATATAGAAGCTGTTGAAAATTCTGAATATATTTTACCTTATCCTTATCAGAATAAACTAACAAACGGACTTCGTAAAGCAGCAAAATCTAAACAGAATCCGGATTTTGTAGGTATTTGGGCTGGGCAGTCTATCCATGATTATAGTGAACTTTCTACTGAAGAAATTCTGAGAAATCTCATATTTCAAATAGAAGAGAAGTAA